One stretch of Arthrobacter polaris DNA includes these proteins:
- a CDS encoding RNB domain-containing ribonuclease, producing MPYSHIGVRRSAAQQSLAHALASLSVEFKLPDGFAPEVLAEVDIVIAGHALPAPDLSALAFITIDPADSQDLDQAMYLERSGDGYVVHYAIADVPSFVPAGGPLDAETRRRGQTIYTPGQRXPLHPLTLSEGAASLFADDARSAYVWEIQLAADASQTGCTVRRATVRSIAKLGYEEAXKMYDAGNAPAAVAGTLALLAEIGTKRIGLERIRGGASLNVPAQEVAFVDGRYVLEFRPNLPIEDWNAQISLLTGMAAAQVMIXGKVGILRTMPAPDAEAVGAFRTQTVALGKPWTTDMAYGAYLRTLDTADPKHLALMHAATTLFXGAGYTPFNGTVPEQVLQAAVAAPYAHTTAPLRRLVDRFVLAICAALCADEEVPPWAIAALDELPDIMAASNQLASKVDRAAIDTVEAALLEHQVGEEFDAIVLAGPKKNGHNSKTAAARSSIQITVPAVTAYCXGDLEPGTVVRVRLHAVDIAKRSVSFVRA from the coding sequence GTGCCGTACTCTCACATTGGCGTCAGACGCAGCGCCGCGCAGCAGTCCCTTGCCCATGCCCTTGCCTCCTTGAGTGTGGAATTCAAGCTGCCGGATGGCTTCGCCCCGGAGGTCTTGGCCGAGGTTGATATTGTCATTGCCGGGCATGCTCTTCCGGCCCCGGATCTGAGCGCATTGGCCTTTATCACCATCGATCCAGCCGATTCTCAAGACCTTGACCAAGCCATGTACCTGGAGCGCAGCGGTGACGGCTATGTAGTCCACTATGCCATCGCCGATGTNCCCTCCTTTGTGCCTGCTGGTGGTCCCTTAGATGCTGAGACCCGCCGCCGTGGCCAAACCATCTATACNCCCGGCCAACGGATNCCCCTGCATCCGTTAACCTTGAGCGAAGGCGCCGCAAGCCTCTTCGCCGACGACGCCCGGTCAGCCTACGTCTGGGAAATCCAGCTGGCCGCCGACGCCTCCCAGACTGGTTGCACCGTGCGTCGGGCCACCGTGCGCAGCATCGCCAAGCTCGGTTACGAGGAAGCGCANAAGATGTACGACGCCGGGAACGCACCTGCCGCTGTTGCCGGAACCTTGGCGCTGCTGGCTGAGATTGGGACCAAGCGCATCGGGTTGGAGCGTATCCGNGGCGGTGCCAGCTTGAACGTCCCAGCGCAGGAAGTGGCGTTCGTAGATGGCCGCTACGTGTTGGAGTTCCGGCCCAACTTGCCCATTGAGGACTGGAACGCCCAGATCTCACTCCTGACGGGCATGGCCGCCGCCCAGGTGATGATCGANGGGAAAGTGGGCATTTTGCGTACCATGCCTGCTCCTGATGCTGAGGCTGTTGGCGCCTTCCGTACACAAACGGTGGCGCTCGGCAAGCCGTGGACTACGGATATGGCTTATGGGGCGTACCTACGCACCTTGGATACTGCCGATCCTAAACATTTGGCGTTGATGCATGCTGCCACCACCTTGTTCAGNGGTGCTGGCTACACACCGTTCAATGGCACCGTCCCGGAGCAGGTACTCCAGGCTGCGGTTGCAGCACCCTATGCCCACACCACTGCTCCTTTGCGCCGGCTGGTTGATAGGTTTGTGCTTGCCATCTGTGCAGCCCTCTGTGCTGACGAGGAAGTTCCGCCGTGGGCCATTGCAGCCCTTGATGAGCTCCCGGACATCATGGCAGCGTCCAACCAGCTGGCCAGCAAGGTGGACAGGGCTGCCATTGACACCGTTGAAGCGGCCTTGTTAGAGCATCAAGTTGGCGAGGAGTTTGACGCCATTGTCCTGGCCGGGCCCAAGAAGAACGGGCATAACTCNAAAACGGCAGCCGCACGTAGCTCCATTCAAATCACAGTGCCGGCGGTTACCGCATATTGTGANGGNGATCTAGAACCTGGCACTGTGGTCCGTGTGCGGCTGCACGCCGTGGACATCGCCAAGCGGAGCGTGAGTTTTGTGCGCGCCTAA
- a CDS encoding DEAD/DEAH box helicase has protein sequence METDSLLQAEDSSEIVEIDGTLSSNEPARQEXKETFASFGVHHEIVSSLTEAGITXPFPIQAMTLPIALTGHDIIGQAKTGTGKTLGFGIPALNRIVAPKDAGFXKLEAPGAPQAMIIVPTRELAVQVAGDLVTASKHRGIRIATIYGGRAYEPQIESLXKGVELIVGTPGRLIDLLKQRHLNVKHVRMVILDEADEMLDLGFLPDVETLISGTPAVRQTMLFSATMPGPVVAMARRYMTQPTHIRAADPDDEGLTKRDIRQLIYRAHNLDKIEVLARILQANGRGRSIIFTKTKRTAAKVAEELVDRGFAAAAIHGDLGQGAREQALRAFRNNKIDVLVATDVAARGIDVDDVTHVVNYQCVEDEKIYLHRVGRTGRAGNKGTAVTFVDWDDMPRWALINKALGLSVPEPVETYSSSPHLYSDLDIPVGTKGRLPRNMRTHAGINAEVMEDLGETGKRNSPKAEAPRGGNRGGNRTGAHHGEKRREDTNAGEKNDGGRNRRRTSSEAVAPVEAAAAVERGAATEAGAPRARRSRTRRRNGEVVAQQKSGE, from the coding sequence ATCGAAACAGACTCCCTCCTTCAGGCAGAAGACAGCAGCGAGATCGTTGAAATTGACGGCACGCTCAGCAGCAACGAACCTGCCCGCCAAGAAGANAAAGAAACGTTCGCCAGCTTTGGCGTGCACCACGAGATCGTTTCCTCCTTGACGGAAGCCGGTATTACCCANCCCTTCCCCATCCAGGCCATGACCTTGCCCATCGCCTTGACCGGCCATGACATCATTGGCCAAGCCAAGACGGGAACGGGCAAGACGCTCGGCTTCGGCATCCCTGCCTTGAACCGCATCGTGGCTCCCAAGGATGCGGGTTTTGANAAACTCGAAGCCCCGGGTGCACCCCAAGCCATGATCATCGTGCCCACCCGCGAACTAGCAGTCCAGGTCGCTGGTGACCTTGTTACGGCCTCCAAACACCGTGGTATCCGCATCGCCACCATCTACGGTGGCCGTGCCTACGAACCTCAGATCGAGTCCTTGCANAAGGGTGTTGAACTGATTGTGGGCACNCCCGGGCGCTTGATCGATCTGCTGAAGCAGCGCCACCTCAATGTCAAGCACGTCCGTATGGTCATCTTGGACGAGGCCGATGAAATGCTGGACTTGGGCTTCCTGCCCGATGTTGAGACGTTGATTTCAGGAACCCCGGCTGTCCGCCAGACCATGCTGTTCTCGGCCACCATGCCTGGCCCGGTTGTGGCCATGGCCCGCCGCTACATGACGCAGCCCACGCACATCCGTGCAGCCGATCCTGACGACGAGGGCCTGACCAAACGCGATATCCGCCAACTGATCTACCGTGCCCACAACTTGGACAAGATCGAAGTTCTGGCCCGTATCCTCCAAGCCAACGGCCGCGGCCGCTCCATCATCTTCACCAAGACCAAGCGCACCGCTGCCAAGGTTGCGGAGGAATTGGTTGACCGCGGATTCGCCGCAGCCGCCATCCATGGCGACCTGGGCCAGGGTGCCCGCGAGCAGGCCTTGCGCGCCTTCCGTAACAACAAGATAGACGTCCTTGTCGCCACAGATGTTGCAGCCCGCGGTATCGACGTTGATGACGTCACACACGTGGTCAACTACCAGTGTGTAGAAGACGAGAAGATTTATCTGCACCGCGTGGGCCGTACCGGGCGCGCAGGCAACAAGGGCACCGCCGTGACCTTTGTTGACTGGGATGACATGCCNCGCTGGGCACTGATCAACAAGGCGTTGGGCCTGAGCGTACCCGAGCCCGTTGAGACGTACTCATCCTCCCCGCACCTGTACTCGGATCTGGATATTCCAGTTGGCACCAAGGGACGCCTGCCGCGCAATATGCGCACGCATGCTGGCATTAACGCCGAGGTGATGGAAGATCTTGGTGAGACGGGCAAGCGCAACTCNCCCAAGGCGGAGGCTCCCCGTGGTGGAAACCGTGGAGGCAACCGAACAGGTGCCCACCATGGTGAGAAGCGCCGTGAGGACACCAACGCAGGAGAGAAGAACGACGGCGGCCGCAACCGCCGCCGGACGTCCTCCGAGGCTGTTGCCCCGGTTGAGGCTGCTGCTGCCGTGGAGCGAGGCGCTGCCACTGAGGCTGGCGCACCGCGAGCACGCCGCAGCCGCACGCGCCGCCGCAACGGTGAAGTAGTTGCTCAGCAGAAGTCCGGCGAGTAA
- a CDS encoding putative transporter small subunit: MTLYILIWPVIVAAVLYVLGRAFWQEFRDAKREGRPLI; encoded by the coding sequence TTTAATCTGGCCAGTCATAGTAGCCGCAGTGCTCTACGTGCTGGGGCGGGCATTCTGGCAAGAGTTCCGTGACGCCAAGCGTGAGGGCCGCCCGCTCATCTAG